In Acidimicrobiales bacterium, the following proteins share a genomic window:
- a CDS encoding ATP-binding protein: MRNGTSDCRGADLATVFRRALHPPLRDPRFWALQAAVLALAATHLGVDLTSSLETRAFPEGIPVALLILPVGYAALRYGLSGSAATGVWATLLWLPDLLLPHDRGHVGNDLVSLVLVDAVAIFVGRHIEAERLSHARAQSAVRRQLAAEARYRQLFDANAAPILVLDDGWSIQDANPAAAALLGDGLIGRPATDLLGSPPEPDEGSGWVVSAPGGRDYQVRVVTPSATSAPVQILLVDVTEERSEQRRVRHYAELVVKAEEEQRGRLARELHDEPLQQVLHLNRCLETLAEAPELPEAIAGGLVAARLQTLQVADCLRGLARGLRPPALDQLGLVAALRSMLAELEEEDGPTTHLAVDGRERRLHAEVELGVFRIAQEAVRNAARHAAASHVRISVRFDPASVDLAVADDGRGFSPADLDELGAHLGVIGMRERAVLLGGRLELRSSPGAGTVVRAVVPTEG, encoded by the coding sequence ATGAGGAACGGCACGTCGGACTGCCGCGGCGCTGACCTCGCCACGGTCTTCCGCCGGGCGCTGCACCCGCCGCTTCGCGATCCCCGCTTCTGGGCCCTCCAGGCGGCGGTGCTCGCGCTCGCGGCCACGCACCTCGGCGTCGATCTCACCTCCTCGCTCGAGACGCGCGCGTTCCCCGAGGGCATCCCGGTCGCGCTGCTCATCCTCCCGGTCGGCTACGCGGCCTTGCGCTACGGCTTGTCCGGCTCCGCCGCCACCGGTGTCTGGGCGACGCTGCTGTGGCTCCCCGACCTGCTCCTGCCCCACGACCGCGGCCACGTCGGCAACGACCTCGTCAGCCTCGTGCTCGTGGACGCCGTCGCGATCTTCGTCGGGCGGCACATCGAGGCCGAACGCCTCTCCCACGCGCGCGCGCAGTCGGCCGTCCGCCGCCAGCTCGCCGCCGAGGCACGCTACCGGCAGCTCTTCGACGCCAATGCGGCGCCGATCCTCGTCCTCGACGACGGCTGGAGCATCCAAGACGCCAATCCGGCCGCCGCGGCGCTCCTCGGGGACGGACTCATCGGGCGCCCCGCCACCGACCTGCTCGGCAGCCCGCCCGAGCCGGACGAGGGCTCCGGATGGGTCGTCTCGGCGCCCGGCGGGCGCGACTACCAGGTGCGCGTCGTCACGCCGAGCGCGACGAGCGCGCCGGTCCAGATCCTGCTCGTCGACGTGACCGAGGAGCGGTCCGAGCAGCGCCGCGTGCGCCACTACGCCGAGCTCGTCGTGAAGGCGGAGGAGGAGCAGCGTGGACGGCTCGCCCGCGAGCTCCACGACGAGCCGCTCCAGCAGGTCCTGCACCTCAACAGGTGCCTCGAGACCCTCGCCGAGGCACCGGAGCTCCCCGAGGCGATCGCCGGTGGCCTCGTCGCGGCGCGCCTGCAGACCCTGCAGGTCGCGGACTGCCTGCGGGGGCTGGCCCGGGGGCTGCGCCCGCCGGCGCTCGACCAGCTCGGTCTCGTCGCCGCCCTGCGCAGCATGCTCGCCGAGCTCGAAGAGGAAGACGGGCCCACGACGCACCTCGCCGTCGACGGCCGCGAGCGACGCCTGCACGCGGAGGTCGAGCTCGGCGTGTTCCGCATCGCCCAGGAGGCCGTGCGGAACGCGGCTCGCCACGCCGCCGCCAGCCACGTTCGGATCAGCGTCCGCTTCGACCCAGCGAGCGTCGACCTCGCCGTCGCAGACGACGGGCGCGGGTTCTCGCCCGCCGATCTCGACGAGCTCGGGGCCCACCTCGGCGTGATCGGGATGCGCGAGCGGGCGGTGCTGCTCGGCGGGCGCCTCGAGCTGCGCTCCTCGCCCGGCGCCGGGACGGTGGTTCGCGCGGTCGTCCCCACCGAGGGCTAG
- a CDS encoding Rrf2 family transcriptional regulator translates to MDLTLSRRGDYALRAAVCLASAARGGQGRKIREVAAEAGLPRAFASQVLADLVRAGLVRSKAGKGGGYWLSRSPAAITLLEVVEAAEGALGGRQRPRPATPDPPPLGEAGGSVQRTFNAAAQALRQVLGATTLEAALATPGGALAGRVGEASSAAAPPASQLARPEDLAQHSVELAAQVPAPQAARDGQEGDCHGSGCVEDEGGERGEEGERSGLAGDPGHAPIIRPTADGEHRSTPWEHAELAATHHRVVAPDPPPRIRVLIVDDHALLRDGTVQLLARERDFEVVGATGTAEDALELLDHLRPDVALIDVNLPGLSGLALARLAAERFPDLRVLIVSAYDDYAYVVEALEVAVAGYLLKTSSGRELVDAVRAVASGTFVLDRAISRRLARRWRADPRDARSPLTRRETSVLRLLGRGLTNREIAVELGLGTRTIEGYVSNLRAKLGLASRTEAALYAATHLVDHEERHVGLPRR, encoded by the coding sequence GTGGACCTCACCCTCTCGAGGCGTGGCGACTACGCACTGCGGGCCGCGGTGTGCCTCGCGAGCGCGGCGCGAGGAGGGCAGGGGCGCAAGATCCGCGAGGTGGCGGCCGAGGCCGGCCTGCCGCGCGCCTTCGCCTCGCAGGTCCTCGCCGACCTCGTGCGAGCGGGTCTCGTGCGCTCGAAGGCGGGCAAGGGCGGTGGCTACTGGCTCTCGCGCTCGCCGGCTGCCATAACGCTGCTCGAGGTCGTCGAGGCGGCCGAGGGCGCCCTCGGCGGGCGTCAGCGGCCGCGCCCCGCGACGCCCGACCCACCGCCGCTCGGCGAGGCCGGCGGCTCGGTGCAGCGGACCTTCAACGCTGCCGCGCAGGCCCTCCGCCAGGTGCTCGGCGCCACGACCCTCGAGGCGGCGCTCGCTACGCCCGGAGGCGCCCTCGCCGGGCGCGTCGGCGAGGCGAGCTCAGCGGCGGCCCCGCCCGCCAGCCAGCTCGCCCGACCCGAGGATCTCGCGCAGCACTCGGTCGAGCTCGCGGCGCAGGTGCCTGCTCCGCAGGCCGCTCGAGACGGCCAGGAGGGCGACTGCCACGGCAGCGGCTGCGTAGAGGACGAGGGTGGCGAGCGAGGCGAGGAGGGCGAACGCAGCGGCCTCGCTGGCGATCCTGGTCACGCACCCATCATCCGCCCGACGGCCGACGGTGAACACCGGTCGACCCCCTGGGAGCACGCCGAGCTTGCCGCCACGCACCACCGTGTGGTCGCGCCCGACCCGCCACCGCGGATCCGCGTCCTCATCGTCGACGACCACGCGCTGCTGCGCGACGGCACCGTCCAGCTCCTCGCGCGAGAGCGCGACTTCGAAGTCGTCGGCGCCACGGGCACCGCCGAGGACGCGCTCGAACTGCTCGACCACCTCCGTCCCGACGTCGCGCTGATCGACGTGAACCTCCCGGGGCTGAGCGGCTTGGCGCTCGCCCGCCTCGCCGCCGAGCGGTTCCCTGACCTGCGCGTCCTCATCGTGAGCGCCTACGACGACTACGCCTACGTCGTCGAGGCGCTCGAAGTCGCCGTCGCCGGGTACCTGCTGAAGACGAGCTCGGGGCGCGAGCTCGTCGACGCCGTGCGCGCCGTCGCGAGCGGCACGTTCGTCCTCGACCGGGCGATCTCCCGCCGGCTCGCGCGCCGCTGGCGGGCCGACCCGCGAGATGCACGCTCGCCCCTCACGCGGCGCGAGACGTCCGTCCTCCGTCTGCTCGGACGCGGGCTCACGAACCGCGAGATCGCCGTCGAGCTCGGTCTCGGGACCCGGACAATCGAGGGGTACGTCTCGAACCTGCGGGCGAAGCTCGGCCTCGCCTCGAGGACCGAGGCAGCCCTGTACGCGGCCACCCACCTGGTCGACCATGAGGAACGGCACGTCGGACTGCCGCGGCGCTGA
- a CDS encoding 4Fe-4S binding protein, with amino-acid sequence MTVLDDSAAVRTITTGVPAGDERAPDPVNAAIHLRPRRRDGVGERFAATDPASEFELTRFPRVATLVRSRRFQFFLILPNQIIFWLVIFVGILGTVDPVLNFGTAITWFVWFCLVFVLMVVVGRAWCAMCPFGGFAEWIQRRALWQRVQRQLGLGRKMPARVAQYGLLLSVASFLGLTFVEEYFNIAGPGSPVATSIMVLGIVATALAFFLVFERRTFCRYICPLSALIGSVGAMGSVAGFRTRDRDRCLECKTKDCMRGGTRGYGCPWYTWPGSADSNLTCGLCSECYKACPSGNVGLFLQKPLTSVIAPVRRRADVAWAVAILLGLVVFQQVNALGWYSTLDARLNSALHFPGYPNPVDYFGIIAVVAGALAALAALASRALLDGSAVGSSTGGDFMTRTTRFRRFFLPASYGLIPVVGADYFARQLPKFFQHSPAVVPAVLNIFGHGAVAGRLGHVALLPVGGIVTAQVVVIGLGTLGAMWSSWRIAGRDLAPVARRPLAVRVATTSFALSLGLGLAVLYVLMHGAN; translated from the coding sequence ATGACGGTCCTCGACGACAGCGCCGCGGTGCGAACGATCACGACGGGCGTGCCCGCTGGTGACGAGCGGGCTCCCGACCCGGTCAACGCCGCGATCCACCTCCGCCCCAGGCGGCGAGACGGCGTCGGGGAGCGCTTCGCCGCGACGGATCCCGCGAGCGAGTTCGAGCTGACGCGCTTCCCACGGGTCGCCACCCTCGTGCGCAGCCGGCGATTCCAGTTCTTCCTGATCCTCCCGAACCAGATCATCTTCTGGCTCGTCATCTTCGTGGGGATCCTCGGCACGGTCGACCCCGTCCTCAACTTCGGCACCGCCATCACCTGGTTCGTGTGGTTCTGCCTCGTGTTCGTGCTCATGGTCGTCGTCGGACGAGCCTGGTGCGCGATGTGCCCGTTCGGCGGGTTCGCCGAGTGGATCCAGCGTCGAGCGCTGTGGCAGCGGGTTCAGCGCCAGCTCGGGCTCGGGCGGAAGATGCCGGCGCGCGTCGCCCAGTACGGGCTGCTGCTGTCGGTGGCGTCCTTCCTCGGCCTCACCTTCGTCGAGGAGTACTTCAACATCGCGGGTCCGGGGTCTCCGGTCGCAACGAGCATCATGGTCCTCGGGATCGTCGCGACGGCGCTGGCCTTCTTCCTCGTGTTCGAGCGGCGGACCTTCTGCCGCTACATCTGCCCGCTGTCTGCGCTCATCGGATCGGTCGGGGCGATGGGCTCGGTGGCCGGGTTCCGGACACGAGACCGCGACCGCTGCCTCGAGTGCAAGACGAAGGACTGCATGCGAGGCGGCACGCGCGGCTACGGGTGCCCCTGGTACACGTGGCCGGGCAGCGCGGACTCGAACCTGACGTGCGGGCTGTGCAGCGAGTGCTACAAGGCGTGCCCGTCGGGCAACGTGGGGCTCTTCCTCCAGAAGCCGCTGACGTCGGTGATCGCTCCGGTCAGGCGCCGGGCAGACGTCGCCTGGGCGGTCGCGATCCTGCTCGGCCTCGTCGTCTTCCAGCAGGTGAACGCGCTGGGCTGGTACTCGACGCTCGATGCCCGGCTGAACAGCGCGCTGCACTTCCCCGGCTACCCGAACCCCGTCGACTACTTCGGCATCATCGCCGTGGTCGCCGGGGCGCTCGCGGCGCTCGCGGCGCTCGCGAGCCGCGCGCTGCTCGACGGATCGGCCGTCGGGTCGAGCACCGGCGGCGATTTCATGACGCGCACCACACGCTTTCGCCGGTTCTTCCTCCCCGCCTCCTACGGCCTCATCCCGGTCGTTGGCGCCGACTACTTCGCGCGGCAGCTCCCGAAGTTCTTCCAGCACTCACCGGCCGTGGTGCCCGCCGTGCTGAACATCTTCGGGCACGGTGCCGTCGCCGGGAGGCTCGGGCACGTCGCGCTCTTGCCGGTCGGCGGGATCGTCACGGCGCAGGTCGTGGTGATCGGCCTCGGCACGCTCGGTGCGATGTGGTCGAGCTGGCGCATCGCGGGACGAGACCTGGCGCCCGTGGCTCGCCGCCCGCTCGCCGTGCGGGTGGCGACCACCTCGTTCGCGCTCTCGCTCGGCCTCGGCCTCGCTGTCCTGTACGTCCTCATGCACGGCGCCAACTAG
- a CDS encoding FAD-dependent oxidoreductase, translated as MSITAAIPTRAEEPAMALEVTVVKERCAGCQECVVRCPTEALRMDVATWTVVADDDACVGCRQCERTCPFAAIRVQGAPRVAARTPARASQPAQLVGDLSETRHGFASLDEARREAARCLACPDPTCVRGCPAHNDIPGFIAAIAAGELGAAHEVLRRTTVLPDVCSRVCDQAIQCEGACSWSLAGGSPVAIGALERFVADSAPVPPPTRRSARGRSLSVAIVGSGPAAIAAAWELVEHGAAVTVLERSSKPGGLLGWGIPAFTLPRAVAGRAWDQLLAAGVALRCGVEVTPADLDDLLQRYDAVVLAFGAGEALRLPVPGGDLDGVVDATAFLTRAEEALREGGALPGLDPARASRDGAPPLVLVIGGGNTAMDVARSARRFGARALCVEWMDRRFAPVRPDELAEAEAEGVEVRFATTLAGLEGEGGRVNAALLGRTLQRHAGERPKLVPGSSERVRVDLVVMAMGYRNDPVFSAVLPGIPLRRIDERLADRTWQASGLLAVPAPTFARGRPVGRLALGREAGRVAAGLPRRDRVWVVGDALVGPSTVVEAMAHGRRAAQAILARQPSRPGASRRGGPAAILVAVESRAGRTRARAEQLAEVLRRDGAQVAVAPLDEVGAAQLAWADLLVVGTWVEGAVVANVRAARATRRWIASLGELGGLPVGIFCTYGLHPRGALAEMRRSFEARGARVVAEAAFGPRSRADVDEYARELVRCN; from the coding sequence ATGTCGATCACGGCGGCCATCCCCACCCGTGCCGAGGAGCCGGCGATGGCTCTGGAGGTCACGGTGGTGAAGGAGCGCTGCGCGGGTTGCCAGGAGTGCGTCGTCCGCTGCCCGACCGAGGCGCTGCGGATGGACGTCGCAACGTGGACCGTCGTCGCGGACGACGACGCGTGCGTGGGCTGCCGCCAGTGCGAGCGGACCTGTCCGTTCGCGGCCATCCGCGTGCAGGGCGCACCGCGCGTCGCCGCGCGGACGCCTGCGCGTGCCAGCCAGCCGGCACAGCTCGTGGGCGACCTGAGCGAGACGCGCCACGGCTTCGCGAGCCTCGACGAGGCCCGCCGGGAGGCGGCGCGCTGTCTCGCGTGCCCAGACCCGACCTGCGTGCGCGGCTGCCCCGCCCACAACGACATCCCCGGCTTCATCGCGGCGATCGCGGCCGGGGAGCTCGGAGCTGCGCACGAGGTGCTCCGGCGCACGACCGTGCTCCCCGACGTGTGCAGCCGCGTGTGCGACCAGGCGATCCAGTGCGAGGGCGCCTGCTCCTGGTCGCTCGCGGGGGGGTCGCCGGTGGCCATCGGGGCGCTCGAGCGGTTCGTGGCCGACAGCGCGCCCGTTCCGCCCCCGACGCGCCGCAGCGCGCGCGGGCGCTCCCTGTCGGTGGCCATCGTCGGCTCCGGTCCCGCGGCCATCGCCGCGGCATGGGAGCTCGTGGAGCACGGCGCCGCGGTGACGGTGCTCGAGCGGTCGTCGAAGCCGGGAGGGCTCCTCGGGTGGGGCATCCCGGCCTTCACGCTCCCTCGCGCGGTCGCGGGCCGGGCCTGGGACCAGCTCCTCGCCGCGGGGGTGGCGCTGCGGTGCGGCGTCGAGGTCACCCCCGCCGACCTGGACGACCTCTTACAGCGGTACGACGCCGTCGTCCTCGCGTTCGGCGCCGGCGAGGCGCTCCGCCTGCCGGTGCCTGGCGGCGACCTCGACGGCGTCGTCGACGCGACGGCCTTCCTGACGCGAGCCGAGGAGGCGCTTCGCGAGGGCGGCGCCCTGCCGGGGCTCGACCCGGCGAGGGCCTCGCGCGACGGCGCGCCTCCGCTCGTGCTCGTGATCGGCGGTGGCAACACCGCGATGGACGTCGCCCGCAGCGCGCGCCGGTTCGGGGCCCGCGCGCTGTGCGTCGAGTGGATGGACCGGCGCTTCGCACCGGTGCGACCGGACGAGCTCGCGGAGGCAGAGGCCGAGGGGGTGGAGGTGCGCTTCGCGACGACGCTCGCCGGCCTGGAGGGCGAGGGGGGTCGGGTCAACGCCGCGCTCCTCGGCCGCACGCTGCAGCGCCACGCCGGCGAGCGGCCGAAGCTCGTTCCGGGCTCCTCCGAGCGCGTTCGTGTCGACCTGGTGGTCATGGCCATGGGCTACCGAAACGACCCGGTCTTCTCCGCGGTGTTGCCCGGCATCCCCTTGCGGCGGATCGACGAGCGGCTCGCCGATCGGACGTGGCAGGCGAGCGGCCTCCTCGCGGTCCCGGCTCCGACCTTCGCTCGCGGCCGGCCCGTCGGCCGGCTCGCGCTCGGGCGCGAGGCGGGGCGCGTCGCGGCAGGCCTCCCGCGGCGCGACCGGGTCTGGGTCGTCGGCGACGCGCTCGTCGGTCCGTCCACGGTGGTCGAGGCGATGGCGCACGGACGGCGAGCCGCCCAGGCGATCCTCGCCCGCCAGCCGTCGCGCCCAGGCGCATCTCGCCGGGGAGGGCCGGCGGCGATCCTCGTCGCGGTCGAGAGCCGCGCCGGCAGGACCCGTGCACGCGCCGAGCAGCTCGCCGAGGTGCTTCGGCGCGACGGCGCCCAGGTCGCCGTCGCGCCGCTCGACGAGGTCGGCGCAGCGCAGCTCGCCTGGGCCGACCTCCTCGTCGTCGGGACGTGGGTCGAGGGGGCCGTGGTCGCGAACGTCCGCGCCGCGCGCGCCACGAGGCGATGGATCGCGAGCCTCGGCGAGCTCGGCGGCCTCCCGGTCGGGATCTTCTGCACCTACGGTCTGCACCCACGAGGGGCTCTCGCCGAGATGCGGCGTTCCTTCGAGGCACGCGGCGCGCGGGTCGTCGCCGAGGCGGCGTTCGGTCCGCGCTCGCGTGCCGATGTCGACGAGTACGCGCGGGAGCTCGTGCGCTGCAACTGA
- a CDS encoding Rrf2 family transcriptional regulator: MDLTLSKRGDYVMRSAIALAKGHDAGVARKIREIVADTEVPATFASQILADLVRAGLATSKAGRAGGFRLSRSPDQITVLEVIEAGEGPLHAERCALGDGPCRWDAVCPLHATWTEATVALRELLARTSLAEVAARDTAITAGSYPVPDDSHRLHPSAYACSDHVQVELSFRDAQVALARVAGHLGSVLAGSLGAAADGKQPSRSARPRPAPVEVSLAPVAADDPATEDSARYLLAWRIGGARACRFEADATVAALDADRSELRVEGTWHDEYPAPVRTERERETRQILRAFLRRLASQLERPAPSRRPTRARR; encoded by the coding sequence ATGGACCTGACGTTGTCGAAGCGAGGCGACTACGTGATGCGCTCGGCGATCGCGCTTGCCAAGGGCCACGATGCAGGAGTCGCTCGCAAGATCCGGGAGATCGTGGCGGACACCGAGGTGCCCGCGACGTTCGCGTCGCAGATCCTCGCCGACCTCGTGCGGGCCGGGCTCGCGACATCGAAGGCAGGGCGCGCCGGCGGCTTCCGGCTCAGCCGGTCGCCGGACCAGATCACGGTCCTCGAGGTCATAGAAGCCGGCGAGGGACCGCTGCACGCCGAGCGGTGCGCCCTCGGCGACGGTCCGTGCCGCTGGGACGCGGTGTGTCCGCTGCATGCAACCTGGACGGAGGCGACCGTGGCGCTGCGCGAGCTCCTGGCGAGGACCTCCCTCGCCGAGGTCGCGGCGAGGGACACGGCCATCACGGCGGGCAGCTACCCCGTCCCCGACGACTCGCACCGTCTCCACCCTTCGGCCTACGCCTGCTCGGATCACGTCCAGGTCGAGCTGTCCTTCCGCGACGCCCAGGTGGCGCTGGCGCGGGTCGCGGGTCACCTCGGGAGCGTCCTCGCCGGGTCCCTCGGCGCCGCAGCAGACGGGAAGCAGCCGAGCCGCAGCGCCCGGCCTCGCCCCGCACCGGTCGAGGTCTCGCTCGCCCCGGTCGCCGCCGACGACCCCGCGACGGAGGACAGCGCGCGCTACCTGCTCGCCTGGCGGATCGGCGGTGCGCGAGCGTGCCGCTTCGAGGCAGACGCGACCGTCGCGGCACTCGACGCCGATCGAAGCGAGCTGCGGGTCGAGGGCACCTGGCACGACGAGTACCCGGCGCCCGTCCGGACCGAGCGCGAGCGCGAGACGCGCCAGATCCTGCGTGCCTTCCTCCGGCGCCTGGCCAGCCAGCTGGAGCGGCCCGCGCCCAGCCGGCGTCCGACTCGAGCGCGCCGCTGA
- a CDS encoding TIGR04053 family radical SAM/SPASM domain-containing protein translates to MTAAPYASGVGRATEQARARSPRQSVERTDLSPVGRVRRLRFDVQVRPFLVLFELTRACDLACLHCRAEAVPRRHREELTTAEARAVLDDLAQLGPPRPVVVFTGGDPLQRPDLAALVRHASRAGLAAAVSPAGTPRATKGRLSALRAAGVRTVSFSLDGSSASVHDGFRQVAGSFAWTLAACRSARSAGLRLQVNTTVSRETVLELPGICRLVAELGADLWSVFFLVPTGRGRVLQALSARETEDVLAILYDAAAFVPLKTTEAPAFRRLVLRGGPATGGLPPGPLYRALRRRFDRIIAEGFAGNGHATRTRSPLALGDGRGVVFVSHRGDVQPSGFLPLVAGNVRQATLSSIYACSPLLRTMRDPAALQGRCGRCELREVCGGSRAQAFARLGDPLGEDPTCPYEPPPPARVGAGSGR, encoded by the coding sequence GTGACCGCAGCGCCGTACGCGTCGGGGGTCGGCCGGGCAACGGAGCAGGCGCGCGCGCGATCGCCCCGCCAGTCGGTGGAACGGACGGACCTCTCCCCGGTCGGGCGGGTGCGGCGCCTCCGCTTCGACGTGCAGGTCCGTCCGTTCCTCGTCCTGTTCGAGCTGACGCGCGCGTGCGACCTTGCCTGCCTCCACTGCCGGGCGGAGGCGGTGCCGCGCCGTCACCGCGAGGAGCTCACGACCGCGGAGGCCCGCGCCGTCCTCGACGACCTCGCGCAGCTCGGCCCGCCTCGACCGGTCGTCGTCTTCACCGGTGGGGATCCGCTCCAGCGTCCCGATCTGGCCGCCCTCGTCCGGCACGCGTCACGCGCCGGGCTGGCGGCCGCGGTCTCACCTGCAGGGACGCCCCGTGCCACCAAGGGGCGCCTCTCGGCGCTGCGTGCGGCCGGTGTCCGCACGGTCTCCTTCTCGCTCGACGGTTCGAGCGCGAGCGTCCACGACGGCTTCCGGCAGGTGGCCGGGTCGTTCGCCTGGACCCTGGCAGCGTGCAGATCGGCGCGGTCGGCAGGCCTTCGGCTCCAGGTGAACACGACCGTCAGTCGGGAGACGGTGCTCGAGCTGCCGGGGATCTGCCGGCTCGTCGCCGAGCTCGGCGCGGACCTGTGGAGCGTCTTCTTCCTCGTGCCGACCGGCCGCGGCCGCGTCCTCCAGGCGCTCTCCGCCCGAGAGACCGAGGATGTCCTGGCCATCCTCTACGACGCGGCGGCATTCGTCCCGCTGAAGACGACGGAGGCGCCCGCGTTCCGGCGCCTCGTCCTTCGGGGGGGGCCAGCGACCGGAGGACTGCCGCCAGGCCCGCTCTACCGGGCGCTGCGTCGTCGCTTCGACCGGATCATCGCCGAGGGGTTCGCCGGCAACGGGCACGCGACGCGCACGCGCTCGCCGCTCGCGCTCGGCGACGGCAGGGGCGTGGTCTTCGTCTCCCATCGCGGCGACGTCCAGCCGAGCGGATTCCTGCCGCTCGTCGCCGGCAACGTCCGTCAGGCCACGCTGTCGAGCATCTACGCGTGTTCGCCGCTGCTGCGCACGATGCGCGATCCCGCGGCTCTCCAGGGTCGCTGCGGCCGCTGCGAGCTGCGGGAGGTGTGCGGTGGCTCTCGGGCGCAGGCGTTCGCGCGCCTCGGCGATCCGCTCGGCGAGGATCCGACGTGTCCGTACGAGCCACCGCCCCCGGCACGGGTCGGCGCGGGCTCGGGGAGGTAG
- a CDS encoding radical SAM protein produces the protein MGLRIRLVEPRPAGHNVYDLALLPRLGLPLMGRLLADAGHDVRIYCEVLAPVDLEDCLRADLVGISSTTATAPAAYRLADLLASAGVPVVLGGPHVTFCADEGLAHAPYVVRGEGQQTIVELVSCIERDEDPSGVLGLSYLDGAGEPRHNPDRRRATQAEFEALPIPDLRLIEGHARLVTKPIMTQWGCPFDCEFCSVTALFSRAVRYRRTDQVIAELGELGAQRVFFHDDNFVVNKRRSAELFEAMLRRDLCPTWFAQVRAATALRSPARPEADHDFLALMRRAGCQMVMIGVETITDEGLASIGKHQSVDTIERAVRAFHEHGIAVHGMFVAGLDGDTSSSAEAAAHFARRLGIDTFQLMVETPLPGTALWRRVGDQERLLSGDWSLFDGHHVVMRPARMTPLELQLGVLEAMRQFYSWPRILASGMVGGLRRLPDLAAACRPALLGRVPAISRAVRSRRFEEVVPVLRAILPPERWHRLATDLWLPALRFYARRQLAAWRRQEQSRRHLEFLASLP, from the coding sequence ATGGGATTGCGCATCCGCTTGGTCGAGCCGCGACCGGCCGGTCACAACGTCTACGACCTCGCCCTGCTGCCGCGCCTCGGGCTGCCACTCATGGGCCGTCTGCTCGCCGACGCCGGCCACGACGTCCGCATCTACTGCGAGGTGCTGGCCCCGGTCGACCTCGAGGACTGCCTGCGCGCCGACCTCGTCGGGATCTCCTCGACGACCGCCACCGCCCCCGCCGCGTACCGCCTCGCGGACCTGCTCGCCTCCGCGGGCGTCCCCGTCGTCCTCGGTGGTCCCCACGTCACGTTCTGCGCCGATGAGGGGCTGGCCCACGCGCCCTACGTCGTGCGAGGGGAGGGTCAGCAGACGATCGTCGAGCTCGTGTCGTGCATCGAGCGCGACGAGGATCCGTCAGGCGTGCTCGGCCTCTCCTACCTCGATGGTGCCGGCGAGCCGCGCCACAACCCGGACCGGCGGCGCGCGACGCAGGCCGAGTTCGAGGCGCTCCCGATCCCTGACTTGCGCTTGATCGAGGGCCACGCGCGCCTCGTGACGAAGCCGATCATGACCCAGTGGGGCTGTCCGTTCGACTGCGAGTTCTGCTCGGTCACGGCGCTGTTCTCCCGGGCGGTCCGCTACCGGCGGACCGACCAGGTGATCGCCGAGCTGGGCGAGCTCGGCGCACAGCGGGTCTTCTTCCACGATGACAACTTCGTCGTGAACAAGCGCCGTAGCGCCGAGCTCTTCGAGGCAATGCTCAGGAGAGACCTGTGTCCCACCTGGTTCGCGCAGGTGCGGGCCGCAACTGCTCTGCGTTCTCCGGCGCGACCCGAGGCCGACCACGACTTCCTGGCGCTGATGCGGCGCGCGGGTTGCCAGATGGTGATGATCGGCGTCGAGACGATCACCGACGAGGGCCTCGCCAGCATCGGCAAGCACCAGAGCGTCGACACGATCGAGCGAGCGGTCCGCGCCTTCCACGAGCACGGCATCGCCGTGCACGGGATGTTCGTCGCCGGCCTCGACGGCGACACGTCCTCGAGCGCCGAGGCCGCCGCGCACTTCGCCCGCCGCCTCGGCATCGACACCTTCCAGCTGATGGTGGAGACCCCACTGCCGGGTACGGCGCTCTGGCGGCGCGTGGGCGACCAGGAGCGCCTGCTGAGCGGGGACTGGTCGCTGTTCGACGGGCATCACGTCGTCATGCGGCCCGCCCGCATGACGCCGCTCGAGCTGCAGCTCGGCGTGCTCGAGGCCATGCGCCAGTTCTACTCGTGGCCGAGGATCCTCGCCTCGGGGATGGTGGGTGGGCTCCGCCGGCTGCCCGACCTCGCTGCAGCCTGCCGCCCGGCACTGCTGGGTCGCGTGCCTGCCATCTCCCGGGCCGTCCGGTCCCGGCGCTTCGAGGAGGTCGTGCCCGTGCTGCGGGCGATCCTCCCGCCCGAGCGGTGGCATCGTCTGGCAACGGATCTCTGGCTGCCCGCCCTGCGCTTCTACGCTCGGCGCCAGCTCGCTGCCTGGCGCCGGCAGGAGCAGTCCCGACGCCACCTCGAGTTCCTCGCGTCGCTTCCGTAG
- a CDS encoding type II toxin-antitoxin system HicA family toxin, producing the protein MKVRDVIRTLERDGWRLDRQVGSRRRFRDPDRPRTMTVAGKPSDEVPKGTLGSIWRQAGRLGRQRGD; encoded by the coding sequence GTGAAGGTGCGAGACGTCATCCGTACCCTGGAGCGTGACGGCTGGCGCCTGGACAGACAGGTGGGCTCTCGCCGCCGGTTCCGCGATCCCGACCGGCCGCGAACGATGACGGTGGCAGGCAAGCCGAGTGACGAGGTGCCGAAGGGTACGCTGGGATCGATCTGGCGGCAGGCCGGCAGGTTGGGAAGGCAGCGTGGTGACTGA